A single region of the Pseudomonas solani genome encodes:
- a CDS encoding EndoU domain-containing protein — protein sequence MECFKRTLPLGLLAACCSLPALAQINCTAGAPGVNPLPVQIGGGLPNSRINPQINQRHIFCGEINGAGAAVGFHSRPGNHDPVLGGPAAPFAARITAGRDFFVQPGINHPAPYRYLGRGIQVANAGVWVPKAGAGVSTFYPDSCTQVQVVESIRYAYTHPIQGVGPVGGPNFFTGPSAPSVGAVNYCVGENGNPFTIGGFLNNIGGLWTINSAYPIGNF from the coding sequence CTGGCTGCCTGCTGCAGCCTGCCGGCCCTCGCCCAGATCAACTGCACAGCCGGTGCGCCCGGGGTCAACCCGCTGCCGGTGCAGATAGGCGGTGGACTGCCCAATAGCCGGATAAACCCGCAGATCAACCAGCGCCACATCTTCTGCGGTGAGATCAACGGGGCGGGCGCAGCGGTGGGCTTCCACTCCCGCCCCGGCAACCATGATCCGGTCCTGGGAGGTCCCGCAGCGCCTTTCGCTGCACGCATTACTGCGGGGCGAGATTTCTTCGTGCAGCCAGGCATCAACCACCCCGCGCCATATCGTTATCTCGGCCGTGGCATCCAGGTCGCCAATGCTGGAGTCTGGGTGCCCAAGGCGGGGGCTGGAGTCTCGACCTTCTACCCCGACAGTTGCACCCAGGTGCAGGTCGTCGAATCGATCCGCTACGCCTACACCCACCCCATCCAGGGCGTGGGCCCTGTTGGCGGACCCAACTTCTTCACCGGGCCTTCAGCACCTTCGGTGGGGGCTGTGAACTACTGCGTTGGCGAAAACGGCAACCCCTTCACCATCGGCGGCTTTCTCAACAACATCGGCGGTCTCTGGACCATCAACAGCGCCTACCCCATCGGCAACTTCTGA